AGAAGCAGACGCTGTCCCCGTCGGGCGCGGACGGCGACACCATCAAGAAGATCAAGGCCCGCGAGGGCGAGAAGCGCAAGCTGATCGTCGGCGTCGACCAGAACAGCTACCGCTGGGGCTACCGCGACCCCAACAACGACGAGGACGGCAACACGCTGGAGGGCTTCGACATCGACCTGGTGCACCGGATCGCCCAGGAGATCCTCGGCGACCCGAACGCCGTCCAGTTCAAGGCGATCCCCACCAACCAGCGCATCCCGGCGATCCAGTCGGGCCGGGTCGACATGGTGGTCCGCACGATGACCATCAACTGCAGCCGGATGGCCGACGTGGCCTTCTCCGCCCCGTACTTCAAGACGGGACAGCAGGTCCTCGCGCCCAAGTCCTCGCCGATCACCGGCCCCGATGGCTCCCTCGCCGACAAGAAGGTCTGCACGGCGGCGAGTTCGACGGCCAACTCCGAGCTGAAGGCGCGCCAGAAGGCCGGCGAGCTCCCCAGGACCACCGACATCACCTCCACCGTCGTCCCCAACCAACTCGACTGCCTGGTGCGGATCCAGCTCGGTGAGGTCGACGCCGTGGTCACCGACGGCGCGCTCGCCGCGAGCCAGGCCGCGCAGGACCCGACGGTCGAGCTCAAGGGCGACGCCCCCTTCACCACCGAGTACTACGGCGTGGCGATGAAGCTCGACGCCGACGATCTGGTACGCCGGGTCAACCAGATCCTGGTGGACTACCGCAAGGACACCGCGAACGGCTGGCAGGCGTCGTACGAGAAGTGGCTGTCGGCGACACTGGGAACGGACTCGGCGAAGTCCGAACCCCCGGCTCCGGAGTACCTGCGCAAGAGCTGACACGGAGCGACCCCACCCCCACATACAACGCGAACCCAACCCCGACAACGCAGCAGCGAGAGGTGATCGATGGGCGTCACGGGACCCCCCGGGCCGGTGATGGACCGGGACGAGGTGGACCGTGCGCTGGCGCGGCTCGGCGCGGAGTACGAGGCGATCGAGACCTCACTCCTCGCCCTGCAGGACCACTCGGGCCGCAGACTGCTCGAGGGCGCCGCGCTCACGGGTGTCACCAAGGAGCGCTGGACGTCCGCGGAGGCGTCGATCACGCTGCTGTGGGCGTACTTCGACGCGTACACGGACGCGTTGCGCAGCGCCCGGGAGATCAGATCCCGCCGCCGCTGGTCCAGCCAGGGCGATCTGGCGGAGCTGACGGAGCTGCTGCGCGGCGAGTCGGTCACGGTGGCCGGCAGCGCCACGGCGACGGCCAACGCGCCGACCCTGCACGGCAATTCGGGCAAGCTGAGCGAGCAGTTCAGCCTGGTCACCCTCGTCGACCGGATGAACGAGCTGTACGCGACGAGCCTCGACATGGTCGTCGCCGCCGACGCGGTGTGGTCGGCGCTGCCCGCGCGCATAGATTTACTGGCCGCGGAACTCCAGCGCACCCGCAAGCTCGCGCACTCCGTCGGCGTCCGCCCGGGCGAGCACCCGGCCGGCGACGACCTGGAGCGCATCACGCGCACGCTGACGCGGCTGCGGGAGGAGGTGGTGTCGGACCCGCTGGCGTACTGGCTGCCGGCACAGGGGAGTTCGGCGCCGGGCGGCGGCCGGCCCGACACCACGGTGTACGACCGGGAGGCACGCGCCCTGGAGGACGTGCGCCGGGAGATCGACGCGGTGCTGACGGTCCGCCAGGACGCCGAGCAGCGCCTGGTCAGGCTGCGTGACGTGCTGTCCCGCGCGGACCGTACGCTCGCCGAGGCCCGCATCGCGCGCGGCGAGGTGCTGGCGAAGATCGCCGCCACGGAGGTGCCCGTCGTCAGCGGACCGCCGACCGCGCTGCAGGAGCAGCTGGCGACGGCCGCCGAGTACCGCAGGCAGGCCCAGTGGCACCGCCTCTCGCCGCTCCTGGAGTCCCTGGAGCAGAAGGCGGAGGACGAACTGCTGCGTGCCCGCGAGTCGTTGGGCGCGGTCACCCAGCCTTTGGCGGTCCGCGCGGAGCTGCGCGGCCGCCTCGACGCGTACAAGGCGAAGGTCGCCCGGCACGGCCTCGCCGAGGATCCGTTCCTCATCGAGCGGTACGACGCGGCGCGCCGCATGCTGTGGAGCGCGCCCTGCGATCTGCGCGTCGCCGAACAGGCCGTCCTGCGCTACCAGCAGGCGGCGGCCGACCTGTTCCGCACCCCGAGGGTGCCGGAGCAGAGCGGGCCCGAGGACCGTAGGGGGGAGGCCCCGTCATGAGTGAGGCACAGCAGACCTGTCAGCGGCCCGGCTGCGGCGGATCGTACGAGGACGTGGGCGGCGGCGAACTGTACTGCGACACCTGCGGTCTGGCGCCGGTGGTGTCGTCGAAGGGCATGGTGGGTTCCCCGCCGACCGGCATCACCGGCGGCGGCAAGAGCTCCCGTGGTTCGGCCGGCAGCAGTTCGCGCGCCAGCAGCCGTACCAGTTCCCGTACGTCGTCGCAGTCGTCGAAGTCCCGGCGCTCGGTGTCGGGTCGCCTCTCGCGCGCCCTGTCGGGCCGTACGACGGGCCGCTCGGTGTCGGTGCGCAGCTCCGGGTCCAGCACCAACACCAGCGCCCGCGGCCGGCTCGGCGTGGGCCTGGTCCAGGTCCCGGACGTGCCGCGGCCCGACCCGCGCGCGATGGTCCTGGAGAACCCGGAGGTCCCCGAGCGCAAGCGGTTCTGCTCCCGCTCGGACTGCGGGGCGCAGGTGGGCCGCTCCCGCGGGGACCGCCCCGGCCGCACCGAGGGCTTCTGCACGAAGTGCGGGAACCCGTACTCCTTCGTCCCGAAGCTCAACTCCGGTGACATCGTGCACGGCCAGTACGAGGTCGTGGGCTGTCTGGCGCACGGCGGTCTGGGCTGGGTCTATCTCGCGGTGGACCGCGCGGTGTCCGACCGCTGGGTGGTGCTGAAGGGCCTGCTGGACACCGGCGACCAGGACGCGATGGCCGCCGCCATCTCCGAGCGGCGCTTCCTCGCGGAGATCGAGCACTCCAACATCGTGCGGATCTACAACTTCGTCGAGCACCTCGACCAGCGCACCGGCTCGCTCGACGGCTACATCGTCATGGAGTACGTCGGCGGCAAGTCGCTCAAGGAGATCGCCAACGACCGCCGCACCCCGACCGGCAAGCGCGACCCGCTGCCGGTGGAGCAGGCCTGCGCGTACGGCATCGAGGCCCTGGAGGCACTCGGTCATCTGCACAGCCGCAATCTGCTGTACTGCGACTTCAAGGTCGACAACGCCATCCAGACCGAGGACCAGCTCAAGCTCATCGACATGGGCGCGGTGCGCAGGATGGACGACGACGAGTCGGCCATCTACGGCACGGTGGGCTACCAGGCGCCGGAGGTGGCGGAGGTCGGCCCGTCGGTCGCCTCCGACCTGTACACGGTGGCGCGGACGCTGGCGGTCCTGGCCTTCGACTTCCAGGGCTACACCAACGTCTTCGTGGACTCGCTGCCGGACCCCGACAACATCGAGGTCTTCCGTCAGTACGAGTCGTTCTACCGGCTGCTGGTCCGCGCGACCGACCCGGACCCGGCCCGCCGGTTCGCCTCCGCGCAGGAGATGGCCGAGCAGCTGACGGGCGTGCTGCGGGAGGTCGTGTCCCTCCAGACGGGGCGCGCCCGGCCCGCGCTGTCGACGCTGTTCGGTCCCGAACTGCGGGTGACGGACACGGAGTTGTTCCCGAAGCTGGACGGCGAGGTGTCCCGGCTGGGGGCGCGGGTGATCGTCACCCGCCGCCGTTCGTCCTCTCCCCTTCCGCAGCTGCCGGCCGTCGGCGCGGTCGCCGTCCCGGCGCCCGGCGGCACCGAGTCCCTCGTCAAGACGGTGGGGACACCGGCCGCGGCCCTGGCCCTGCCCGTTCCCCGGGTCGACCCCGACGATCCCAACGCCGGGTTCCTCGCCGGGCTCATGACCACCGCGCCCGCCGAGCTGCTGGGGGCACTGGCCGCCGCGCCCGCGCCGTCCGTCGAGACCCGGCTGCGGCAGATCCGGGCGTGGCTGGAGAACGGGGACGCCCACACCGCGCTGGAGGCCCTGCGGCGGCTGGAGGAGGAGCGGCCCGACGACTGGCGGGTGGTCTGGTACCGCGGAGTCGCCTCGCTCGTCACCGGCGACCACGAGGCCGCCGCGCTCGCCTTCGACGCGATCTACGACGCCTTCCCGGGCGAGCCCGCGCCGAAGCTGGCGCTCGGCCTGTGCGCGGAGGTGCTGGGACAGCTCGACAACGCGGCCGAGTACTACCGTCTCGTGTGGTCGACCGACCCCAGCTATGTCAGCGCCGCCTTCGGTCTGGCCCGCGTCCAGCTCGCGAGCGGGGACCGCACCGGCGCCGTACGGACACTGGAGTCGGTCCCGGAGTCGTCCATCCACTACACGGCCGCCCGCGTGGCCGCCGTACGGGCGCGACTGCGCGGACGCACGGCGGCCGCCGGTGACGTACCGTTCCTGGACGACCTGACCGCGGCCGCGGGGCAGGTCGAGGCGCTGGACGCGTACGGGCTGGATCCGGCGCGCCGGGAGCAGTTGTCCGCGGAAGTCCTCGGCTCCGCGCTGGACTGGATACTCTCCGGTGGCCAGGGCGCCGCACCGTCCGCACGCCGGGTACTGCTCGGCAGCGAACTGGACGAGCGGGGACTCCGCTTCGGACTGGAGCGTTCGTACCGCACGCTGGCCCGGCTGGCCCGAGGCGGCGAGGAGAGGATCGACCTGGTGGAACGTGCCAATCGTTACCGCCCCCGGACGTGGGTGTAGTTGATGTCGCAGATGCCCCAGCCGATCGCCCTGTCGAGGTGCCCGAGCTGCGAGGAACCCCTCGAGTCGGGTGACCGCTTCTGTGGTGCGTGCGGATACGACCTGTCCGCCGTGCCGGCCCCGCCGGACGACGAGCCGACGCTCGTCGTCAACGGCTCGGGTCCGGTCGAGGGTGCCCCCTGGCCGGTCGCCCCCGAGCCGGCCGGTTCCGACACCCCGCCGGCCACCCATCTGCCGACGGACCTGGCGGGCACCGACTCCGGCGGCCGTGAGCTGCCGGCCGCGCCCGCGACGGGCGCCCCTGAGCCCCCGCCCACCGGTTCGCCGGTCTCCCCCGTCACCGGCGTGCGCTTCGACCGCCCGCCGGAGCCGGACGAGTACCCGCTCCAGGCACCCGACCCACGCGTCGCCCAGGAGACGCCGACCCCCGCGGAGGGCGTCAAGGTGTGTGTCGCCTGCCGTGCGGGGCGCGTCGACCACGACGGCTACTGCGAGAACTGCGGCCACGCCCAGCCACGCGAACGCGACCACATGGAGCAGGAGTGCGGCCCGATCGCGGCCGTCAGCGACCGGGGCCTGCGCCACCACCGCAACGAGGACGCGTTCGCCATCGGCAACGCGATCCTGCCCGACGGCCGGCCCGCCGCCATGGCGATCGTCTGCGACGGCGTCTCCTCGGCGACCCGCCCCGACGACGCCTCCCTGGCCGCGTCCCGCGCGGCGAGCGAGTCGCTGCTC
Above is a window of Streptomyces sp. NBC_00490 DNA encoding:
- a CDS encoding glutamate ABC transporter substrate-binding protein yields the protein MRAPHAPKARRTRRGRALRTGLKGWGGVAAMAVVCALAVTFVLLLPLTQSSGGGGSTGGPGVAHGIQARAENDPCLVPQIKKAPEKQTLSPSGADGDTIKKIKAREGEKRKLIVGVDQNSYRWGYRDPNNDEDGNTLEGFDIDLVHRIAQEILGDPNAVQFKAIPTNQRIPAIQSGRVDMVVRTMTINCSRMADVAFSAPYFKTGQQVLAPKSSPITGPDGSLADKKVCTAASSTANSELKARQKAGELPRTTDITSTVVPNQLDCLVRIQLGEVDAVVTDGALAASQAAQDPTVELKGDAPFTTEYYGVAMKLDADDLVRRVNQILVDYRKDTANGWQASYEKWLSATLGTDSAKSEPPAPEYLRKS
- a CDS encoding serine/threonine-protein kinase, with translation MSEAQQTCQRPGCGGSYEDVGGGELYCDTCGLAPVVSSKGMVGSPPTGITGGGKSSRGSAGSSSRASSRTSSRTSSQSSKSRRSVSGRLSRALSGRTTGRSVSVRSSGSSTNTSARGRLGVGLVQVPDVPRPDPRAMVLENPEVPERKRFCSRSDCGAQVGRSRGDRPGRTEGFCTKCGNPYSFVPKLNSGDIVHGQYEVVGCLAHGGLGWVYLAVDRAVSDRWVVLKGLLDTGDQDAMAAAISERRFLAEIEHSNIVRIYNFVEHLDQRTGSLDGYIVMEYVGGKSLKEIANDRRTPTGKRDPLPVEQACAYGIEALEALGHLHSRNLLYCDFKVDNAIQTEDQLKLIDMGAVRRMDDDESAIYGTVGYQAPEVAEVGPSVASDLYTVARTLAVLAFDFQGYTNVFVDSLPDPDNIEVFRQYESFYRLLVRATDPDPARRFASAQEMAEQLTGVLREVVSLQTGRARPALSTLFGPELRVTDTELFPKLDGEVSRLGARVIVTRRRSSSPLPQLPAVGAVAVPAPGGTESLVKTVGTPAAALALPVPRVDPDDPNAGFLAGLMTTAPAELLGALAAAPAPSVETRLRQIRAWLENGDAHTALEALRRLEEERPDDWRVVWYRGVASLVTGDHEAAALAFDAIYDAFPGEPAPKLALGLCAEVLGQLDNAAEYYRLVWSTDPSYVSAAFGLARVQLASGDRTGAVRTLESVPESSIHYTAARVAAVRARLRGRTAAAGDVPFLDDLTAAAGQVEALDAYGLDPARREQLSAEVLGSALDWILSGGQGAAPSARRVLLGSELDERGLRFGLERSYRTLARLARGGEERIDLVERANRYRPRTWV
- a CDS encoding PP2C family serine/threonine-protein phosphatase gives rise to the protein MMSQMPQPIALSRCPSCEEPLESGDRFCGACGYDLSAVPAPPDDEPTLVVNGSGPVEGAPWPVAPEPAGSDTPPATHLPTDLAGTDSGGRELPAAPATGAPEPPPTGSPVSPVTGVRFDRPPEPDEYPLQAPDPRVAQETPTPAEGVKVCVACRAGRVDHDGYCENCGHAQPRERDHMEQECGPIAAVSDRGLRHHRNEDAFAIGNAILPDGRPAAMAIVCDGVSSATRPDDASLAASRAASESLLAALPRGTHPQQAMHDAIVAASRAVNSLAAEPATAREHAPHQNAPACTIVGAIVTSGLLVVGWVGDSRAYWVPVDRGSLPARLTEDDSWAAQMVAAGLMNEAEAYADERAHAITGWLGADAYELEPHTASFKPDRAGVVVVCTDGLWNYAEAAQEMAEAVPLDAAVRPLHSAQVLVGHALDGGGHDNVTVALVPFPAPPQGAGSA